A DNA window from Drosophila biarmipes strain raj3 chromosome 2R, RU_DBia_V1.1, whole genome shotgun sequence contains the following coding sequences:
- the LOC108030376 gene encoding segmentation polarity homeobox protein engrailed, with product MALEDRCSPQSAPSPVTLQMQHLHHQQQQQQQQQMQHLHQLQQLQQLHQQQLAAGVFHHPAMAFDAAAAAAAAAAAAAHAAHAAALQQRLSGSGSPASCSTPASSTPLTIKEEESDSVIGDMSFHNQTHTTNEEEEAEEEDDIDVDVDDTSAGGRLPPPAHQQQSTAKPSLAFSISNILSDRFGDVPKAGKPLENQASIFRPFEANRSQTATPSAFTRVDLLEFSRQQQAAAAAATAAMMLERANFLNCFNPAAYPRIHEEIVQSRLRRNAANAVIPPPMSSKLSDANPEKSALGSLCKAVSQIGQPAAAPSMTQPPLSSSASSLASPPPASNASTISSTSSVATSSSSSSSGCSSAASSLNSSPSSRLGASGSGVNASSPQPQPIPPPSAVSRDSGMESSDDTRSETGSTTTEGGKNEMWPAWVYCTRYSDRPSSGPRYRRPKQPKDKTNDEKRPRTAFSSEQLARLKREFNENRYLTERRRQQLSGELGLNEAQIKIWFQNKRAKIKKSTGSKNPLALQLMAQGLYNHTTVPLTKEEEELEMRMNGQIP from the exons ATGGCCCTGGAGGATCGCTGCAGTCCACAGTCAGCGCCCAGTCCCGTCACCCTACAAATGCAGCACCTCcaccaccagcaacagcagcagcagcagcagcaaatgcAGCACCTCCACCAgctgcagcaactgcagcagttGCACCAACAGCAACTGGCCGCCGGTGTGTTCCACCACCCGGCCATGGCCTTCGATGCGGCTgccgcagccgccgccgctgcagcagctgccgcCCATGCCGCCCATGCGGCTGCACTGCAGCAGCGCCTGAGCGGCAGTGGATCGCCCGCGTCCTGCTCCACGCCCGCCTCCTCAACGCCGCTGACCATCAAGGAGGAGGAGAGCGACTCCGTCATCGGGGACATGAGCTTCCACAACCAGACGCACACCAccaacgaggaggaggaggcggaggaggaggacgatatcgatgtggatgtggacgaCACGTCGGCGGGGGGACGCCTGCCGCCGCCCGCCCATCAGCAGCAGTCGACGGCCAAGCCCTCGCTGGCCTTCTCGATCTCCAACATCCTGAGCGATCGCTTCGGGGATGTCCCGAAAGCGGGAAAACCTTTGGAAAATCAGGCCAGCATTTTCCGGCCCTTCGAGGCGAACCGCTCGCAGACGGCCACGCCCTCCGCCTTCACCCGCGTGGACCTGCTGGAGTTCAgccggcagcagcaggccgccgccgcagcagccACCGCTGCCATGATGCTGGAGCGGGCCAACTTCCTCAACTGCTTCAACCCCGCCGCCTATCCCAGGATCCACGAGGAGATCGTGCAGAGTCGCCTGCGCCGGAATGCGGCCAACGCCGTCATCCCGCCGCCCATGAGCTCCAAGCTGAGCGATGCCAATCCCGAGAAGTCCGCCCTGGGCTCCCTCTGCAAGGCGGTCTCCCAGATTGGACAGCCGGCTGCCGCCCCCTCGATGACCCAACCGCCGCTGAGCAGCAGTGCCAGCAGCCTGGCCAGTCCGCCACCCGCCTCCAATGCCTCGACCATCAGCAGCACCTCCTCGGTGGCCACCAGCTCGAGCTCCTCCTCGTCGGGATGCTCCTCGGCGGCCAGCTCCCTGAACTCCTCGCCCAGCAGCCGGCTGGGAGCCAGTGGATCCGGGGTGAATGCCAGCAGTCCCCAGCCGCAGCCCATTCCCCCGCCGTCCGCCGTCAGCCGGGACTCCGGCATGGAGTCCTCCGATGACACGCGCTCCGAGACGGGATCCACCACCACCGAGGGCGGCAAGAACGAGATGTGGCCCGCCTGGGTGTACTGCACCCGCTACAGCGATCGTCCCAGCTCAG GACCCCGCTACCGCCGCCCCAAACAGCCAAAGGACAAGACCAACGACGAGAAGCGACCGCGCACCGCCTTCTCCAGCGAGCAGTTGGCCCGCCTCAAG CGGGAGTTCAACGAGAATCGCTATCTGACCGAGCGGAGACGCCAGCAGCTGAGCGGCGAACTGGGCCTGAACGAGGCCCAGATCAAGATCTGGTTCCAGAACAAGCGGGCCAAGATCAAGAAGTCGACGGGCTCCAAGAATCCGCTGGCCCTGCAGCTGATGGCCCAGGGCCTGTACAACCACACCACCGTGCCGCTGaccaaggaggaggaggagctcgAGATGCGCATGAACGGGCAGATCCCCTAA